The following are encoded together in the Dickeya lacustris genome:
- a CDS encoding TM2 domain-containing protein → MSGMVFCRGCGKEVHSTAKACPHCGATQSVKGEKSRISAALFAFFLGGIGAHKFYLGKTGQGILYLLFFWTLIPSIIAFIEFIIYLCNSDEEFARKYN, encoded by the coding sequence ATGTCTGGGATGGTTTTCTGCCGAGGTTGTGGTAAAGAAGTTCACAGTACCGCTAAAGCTTGCCCGCATTGTGGCGCAACTCAGTCGGTAAAAGGTGAAAAAAGCCGCATATCTGCTGCACTTTTTGCTTTCTTTTTAGGTGGGATTGGCGCACATAAATTCTATTTAGGTAAAACAGGCCAGGGTATTCTCTACCTGCTGTTTTTCTGGACTCTTATTCCATCCATTATTGCTTTTATCGAGTTCATCATTTACCTGTGCAACAGTGATGAAGAGTTCGCCAGAAAATACAATTAA
- a CDS encoding YeaH/YhbH family protein produces the protein MSFGGNMAYFIDRRLNGKNKSAVNRQRFLRRYKSQIKQSIAGAINKRSVTDVDNGESISIPNTDISEPMFHQGRGGVRHRVHPGNDHFVQNDKIERPQGGGGSGGSGQGNAGQDGEGQDDFVFQISKDEYLDLLFEDLALPNLKKTEHRQLNEYKTHRAGFTSNGVPANISVVRSLQNSLARRMAMTAGKRRELHQREEELALLENTEPVQLLEEEKLRQEIAELRQRIARVPFIDTFDLRYKNYERRPEPSSQAVMFCLMDVSGSMDQATKDIAKRFYILLYLFLSRTYKNVEVVYIRHHTQAKEVDEQEFFYSQETGGTIVSSALKLMEEVVKARYNPAQWNIYAAQASDGDNWADDSPLCREWLATRLLPFVRYYSYIEITRRSHQTLWREYEALQEKFDNFAMQHIRDQDDIYPVFREIFHKQTVNN, from the coding sequence ATGTCGTTTGGGGGAAACATGGCCTATTTTATTGATAGGCGTTTGAACGGCAAAAATAAAAGCGCGGTTAATCGCCAGCGCTTTTTGCGCCGTTACAAATCGCAGATAAAACAGTCGATTGCCGGGGCCATCAACAAGCGTTCAGTGACTGATGTTGATAACGGGGAGTCTATCTCTATCCCCAATACTGACATCAGTGAACCCATGTTCCATCAGGGCCGAGGTGGCGTGCGCCACCGGGTTCATCCCGGTAACGATCATTTTGTACAAAATGACAAAATTGAACGACCGCAAGGGGGCGGAGGGAGCGGCGGCTCAGGCCAGGGTAATGCCGGGCAGGACGGCGAAGGTCAAGATGACTTTGTTTTCCAGATTTCAAAAGACGAATATCTCGATTTACTGTTTGAGGATCTGGCGCTACCTAACCTGAAAAAAACTGAACACCGTCAATTAAATGAGTATAAAACCCACCGGGCTGGCTTTACCTCTAACGGTGTGCCAGCCAATATCAGCGTCGTGCGCTCACTACAGAACTCGCTGGCCCGCCGCATGGCAATGACAGCGGGGAAACGGCGCGAACTGCACCAGCGTGAGGAGGAATTGGCATTACTGGAAAATACCGAACCGGTACAATTGCTGGAAGAGGAGAAATTACGCCAGGAAATCGCCGAATTGCGCCAGCGTATCGCCCGGGTGCCGTTTATTGATACGTTCGATTTACGCTACAAAAATTACGAGCGACGGCCTGAGCCATCAAGCCAGGCGGTGATGTTCTGTCTGATGGACGTCTCCGGCTCAATGGATCAAGCCACCAAGGATATCGCCAAGCGTTTCTACATTCTGTTGTACCTGTTTCTCAGCAGAACATACAAAAATGTCGAGGTGGTTTACATCCGCCACCATACGCAGGCCAAAGAAGTGGATGAACAAGAGTTCTTTTATTCGCAAGAAACCGGCGGCACCATTGTATCAAGCGCCCTGAAACTGATGGAGGAAGTGGTTAAAGCGCGTTACAACCCAGCACAGTGGAACATTTACGCCGCGCAAGCATCGGATGGCGATAACTGGGCCGATGACTCCCCACTCTGTCGGGAATGGTTAGCCACACGATTACTGCCGTTCGTACGCTATTACAGCTACATCGAAATTACTCGCCGTTCGCACCAAACGCTGTGGCGAGAGTATGAGGCGTTGCAGGAGAAATTCGATAATTTTGCCATGCAGCACATTCGCGACCAGGATGACATCTACCCGGTATTCCGCGAAATCTTTCACAAGCAAACGGTTAATAATTGA
- the copC gene encoding copper homeostasis periplasmic binding protein CopC: MTRIGLNGLVLLAGVICSQMALAHAHLKSQTPAADAAVEAPLSALSLTFSENIEPAFSGVTLALNGQSIQTGHAVLDNEHKNILRIPLDKTLVSGSYQVNWHVLSVDGHKTSGSYRFSVK; the protein is encoded by the coding sequence ATGACACGCATTGGATTGAACGGACTGGTTTTACTTGCCGGGGTGATTTGTTCACAGATGGCGTTAGCGCATGCGCATCTGAAAAGCCAGACCCCGGCAGCAGATGCGGCGGTGGAGGCTCCCCTTAGCGCGTTGTCATTAACGTTTTCCGAAAATATTGAGCCTGCGTTTAGTGGCGTCACCCTGGCACTTAATGGCCAGTCGATTCAGACCGGTCATGCCGTGCTGGATAACGAACACAAAAATATCTTGCGGATACCGCTGGATAAAACGCTTGTGAGCGGCAGTTATCAGGTGAATTGGCACGTGCTCTCTGTTGATGGACATAAAACGTCGGGAAGTTACCGGTTTTCTGTCAAATAA
- a CDS encoding hemerythrin domain-containing protein, translating into MNLDKFKHQHTDILSHIDRLRFLSKAGVTQHAQDIARLIVEMSAIIKLHLSAEDSVLYPALQQHHDPALAMMGQAYQQDMEDIAAEYNTFSRRWNTAASLCGNDDAFRQDANRVLRRVYERMQRENHDFYPRIASA; encoded by the coding sequence ATGAATCTGGATAAATTCAAACATCAGCACACTGACATTCTCTCTCATATTGACCGGTTGCGTTTTCTTAGCAAAGCAGGCGTGACCCAGCATGCGCAGGATATCGCGCGTTTAATTGTCGAGATGAGCGCCATTATTAAACTGCACCTTTCGGCAGAAGACAGCGTGCTTTACCCCGCATTACAGCAGCATCACGATCCTGCACTGGCTATGATGGGACAAGCCTATCAGCAAGACATGGAAGACATTGCGGCGGAATACAACACTTTCTCTCGACGCTGGAACACGGCTGCCAGCTTATGTGGCAATGATGATGCGTTTCGTCAGGATGCCAACCGTGTTTTGCGGCGAGTGTACGAGCGCATGCAGCGTGAGAATCACGATTTTTATCCCCGCATCGCCAGCGCATAA
- the ftnA gene encoding non-heme ferritin — protein MLKKEMIQKLNEQLNLEFYSANLYLQMSAWCGDKGFEGASAFLKSHSREEMEHMQRLFDYLDDTGSLPVLGAIAAPPVDFASLQDVFKLTYEHEQLITSKINELAHAAITLQDYSTFNFLQWYVAEQHEEEKLFKSILDKLGMVNAQEGGLFFIDQDLKKMASAVAPSA, from the coding sequence ATGTTAAAAAAAGAAATGATTCAAAAGCTGAATGAGCAACTTAATCTGGAGTTTTATTCTGCTAATTTATACCTGCAAATGAGCGCGTGGTGTGGTGACAAAGGCTTTGAAGGGGCATCGGCATTTCTAAAGTCGCATTCGCGTGAAGAGATGGAACACATGCAGCGCCTATTTGATTACCTTGATGATACTGGCAGCTTGCCTGTATTGGGTGCGATAGCCGCTCCGCCGGTTGATTTTGCCTCACTGCAAGATGTTTTCAAACTGACTTATGAGCATGAGCAGCTTATTACATCGAAAATTAATGAACTGGCTCACGCAGCGATAACATTGCAAGACTATTCAACGTTTAATTTCCTGCAATGGTATGTGGCTGAACAACATGAAGAAGAGAAGCTCTTTAAATCGATTCTGGATAAATTGGGTATGGTCAATGCTCAAGAGGGTGGGTTGTTCTTCATTGATCAGGATTTGAAAAAAATGGCGTCAGCTGTCGCGCCATCTGCCTGA
- a CDS encoding DNA polymerase III subunit theta, with protein sequence MGYNLAERPHEEMEKVNVDLAASSIAFRERYNMPVIANDVEQQQPAHLRSYFRDRVRYYREISHQFSTLPYDPSGNK encoded by the coding sequence ATGGGATACAATTTGGCTGAACGGCCTCACGAAGAAATGGAAAAAGTGAATGTGGATCTGGCGGCATCCAGCATCGCCTTTCGCGAACGCTATAACATGCCCGTCATCGCAAACGACGTTGAACAGCAGCAACCCGCGCATTTACGTAGCTATTTTCGTGATCGGGTACGTTATTATCGCGAGATTTCCCACCAGTTCTCTACTCTGCCTTATGACCCCAGCGGCAATAAATAA
- a CDS encoding PrkA family serine protein kinase — MNIFDHFRQRYDAAKDEEFSLQEFLTICQQDRSAYVNAAERLLMAIGEPVMVDTAQEPRLSRLFSNRVIARYPAFEEFYGMEEAIEQIVSYLKHAAQGLEEKKQILYLLGPVGGGKSSLAERLKALIQRVPIYVLSANGERSPVNDHPLSLFNPQEDAAILEKEYNIPRRYLGTIMSPWAAKRLQEFGGDITKFRVVKVWPSILAQLAIAKTEPGDENNQDISALVGKVDIRKLEHFAQNDPDAYGYSGALCRANQGVMEFVEMFKAPIKVLHPLLTATQEGNYNGTEGIAALPFNGIILAHSNESEWVQFRNNKNNEAFLDRVYIVKVPYCLRVSEEVKIYDKLLQNSELSRAPCAPGTLETLARFSILSRLKDPENSSMYSKMRVYDGESLKDTDPKAKSYQEYRDYAGVDEGMKGLSTRFAFKILSRVFNFDHSEVAANPVHLFYVLEQQIEREQFPQDIAEKYLEHLKGYLIPKYAEFIGKEIQTAYLESYSEYGQNIFDRYVTYADFWIQDQEYRDPDTGQLFDRESLNAELEKIEKPAGISNPKDFRNEIVNFVLRARANNNGRNPNWTSYEKLRTVIEKKMFSNTEELLPVISFNTKTSTEEQKKHDDFVDRMMEKGYTRKQVRLLCEWYLRVRKSS; from the coding sequence ATGAACATATTTGATCATTTCCGTCAGCGCTATGACGCTGCCAAGGACGAAGAGTTCTCGCTACAGGAATTCCTTACCATCTGCCAGCAAGACCGCAGCGCGTATGTGAATGCCGCAGAGAGATTGTTAATGGCCATCGGTGAGCCTGTCATGGTAGACACCGCTCAGGAACCGCGTCTGTCTCGTTTGTTTTCTAACCGGGTAATCGCCCGCTACCCTGCCTTTGAAGAATTTTATGGCATGGAAGAGGCCATCGAGCAGATAGTCTCTTACCTGAAGCATGCTGCGCAGGGTCTTGAAGAGAAGAAACAGATCCTCTATTTGTTAGGCCCGGTCGGTGGCGGTAAATCTTCTCTGGCAGAGCGGCTGAAAGCACTGATACAGCGGGTGCCGATTTATGTGTTAAGCGCTAATGGCGAGCGCAGCCCGGTCAACGATCACCCTTTGAGCCTGTTTAATCCGCAGGAAGATGCCGCTATTCTGGAAAAAGAGTACAACATTCCACGTCGGTATTTGGGCACCATCATGTCCCCCTGGGCAGCCAAGCGCTTACAAGAGTTCGGCGGGGACATCACTAAATTCCGCGTTGTTAAAGTCTGGCCATCGATTCTGGCGCAACTGGCTATCGCAAAAACCGAGCCGGGGGATGAAAACAATCAGGATATCTCTGCGTTGGTCGGTAAAGTAGACATTCGTAAACTTGAGCACTTCGCGCAAAACGACCCCGATGCCTACGGTTACTCCGGTGCGCTATGCCGCGCCAACCAAGGCGTGATGGAGTTTGTGGAGATGTTCAAAGCACCGATCAAGGTGTTGCACCCTCTGCTGACGGCCACGCAGGAGGGGAATTATAACGGTACTGAAGGGATTGCCGCCCTGCCATTCAACGGCATCATTCTGGCGCACTCCAACGAATCAGAATGGGTGCAATTCCGTAACAACAAAAACAATGAAGCCTTCCTTGACCGTGTTTACATCGTCAAAGTGCCTTATTGCCTGCGCGTCTCGGAAGAGGTCAAGATTTACGACAAATTGCTGCAAAACAGTGAGTTGAGTCGTGCGCCCTGCGCCCCCGGCACACTGGAAACATTGGCTCGTTTTTCAATCTTGTCCCGACTGAAAGACCCGGAAAACTCCAGCATGTACTCGAAAATGCGGGTCTATGACGGAGAAAGCCTGAAAGATACCGACCCGAAAGCCAAATCTTATCAGGAGTATCGTGATTACGCTGGGGTCGATGAGGGTATGAAAGGCTTGTCCACCCGTTTTGCCTTTAAAATCCTCTCGCGCGTATTCAACTTTGACCACAGCGAGGTGGCCGCCAACCCTGTTCACCTCTTTTATGTGCTGGAGCAGCAAATCGAACGGGAGCAGTTCCCGCAAGATATCGCGGAGAAATACCTGGAGCACCTGAAAGGGTATTTAATTCCTAAATATGCTGAGTTCATTGGTAAAGAGATCCAAACGGCTTACCTTGAATCCTATTCTGAATACGGCCAAAACATTTTTGACCGCTATGTGACCTATGCTGATTTCTGGATTCAGGATCAAGAATACCGTGATCCTGATACCGGGCAGTTATTCGATCGCGAATCACTGAATGCGGAACTTGAGAAGATCGAGAAACCGGCAGGCATTAGCAATCCCAAAGATTTCCGTAACGAAATCGTCAATTTCGTTTTGCGCGCCCGCGCCAACAACAATGGCCGCAACCCGAACTGGACAAGCTATGAGAAGCTGCGCACGGTCATTGAGAAGAAGATGTTCTCCAACACGGAAGAATTACTGCCGGTGATTTCGTTTAACACCAAGACATCAACGGAAGAGCAGAAAAAACACGATGATTTTGTCGACCGGATGATGGAAAAAGGCTACACCCGCAAGCAAGTCCGTTTACTGTGTGAATGGTACCTGCGCGTGAGGAAATCGTCCTGA
- the copD gene encoding copper homeostasis membrane protein CopD — protein sequence MAALAFGYVLLRGLYFTSVMLLAGVGCLAGGLAPLSYRARLVGRLRIVTGVCCLIAVSSALGILCLQVGLMSGDEANIADIATWRAMLGTEFGRVWRWQPLLALVACYGAFRPRASHARWLLLCCVLQLLATSWLGHAAMQEGWPAFFHGINQALHILAAAFWFGGLAPLAVVVRDTHNPACRALAITTLMRFSYYGHLAVALVVVTGVINTLLILGWPISASLVYGGLLGVKVLLVVIMVLLALFNRYWVVPRFREAPAHSTRYFLYVTYSEWLLAVGVIALVSLFATLSPI from the coding sequence ATGGCAGCGTTGGCGTTTGGGTATGTTCTATTGCGAGGGCTTTATTTCACCAGTGTGATGTTACTGGCTGGTGTGGGGTGTCTGGCGGGTGGGCTGGCCCCGCTGAGTTACCGCGCAAGGCTGGTTGGCCGGTTGCGAATAGTGACCGGGGTGTGTTGTCTGATTGCTGTTTCCAGCGCGCTGGGCATCTTGTGCTTACAAGTTGGCCTGATGAGTGGCGACGAGGCGAATATTGCCGATATTGCGACATGGCGCGCAATGCTTGGTACGGAATTTGGCCGGGTTTGGCGCTGGCAGCCATTATTGGCGTTGGTGGCCTGTTATGGTGCGTTCCGGCCAAGGGCCAGTCATGCGCGTTGGTTATTGTTGTGTTGTGTCCTGCAACTGCTGGCAACGTCATGGCTGGGCCATGCCGCGATGCAAGAAGGCTGGCCCGCATTTTTTCATGGTATCAATCAGGCATTGCATATATTGGCGGCGGCTTTCTGGTTTGGTGGATTAGCGCCTTTGGCGGTGGTTGTGCGTGATACACATAACCCGGCGTGCCGTGCTTTGGCGATAACAACGCTGATGCGTTTTTCTTATTATGGGCATCTTGCCGTTGCCTTGGTTGTGGTGACGGGGGTTATCAATACCTTGTTAATTCTTGGGTGGCCTATTTCTGCCTCTCTTGTTTATGGCGGCTTGTTGGGGGTGAAGGTGTTGTTAGTGGTGATAATGGTGCTGCTAGCGTTGTTCAATCGCTATTGGGTCGTGCCGCGTTTTCGTGAAGCGCCAGCGCATTCTACCCGCTATTTTTTGTACGTGACATATAGCGAATGGCTGCTAGCGGTAGGGGTGATTGCACTGGTGAGCCTTTTTGCAACCTTATCCCCAATTTAA
- a CDS encoding DNA/RNA non-specific endonuclease: protein MMRALLLLIILAWGSVASAAPSSCPGKFIYDEQPDIEYDEALCFAEFAVLYSHRYKAPLISAERLTVEKVRAAEQLRRRDTFHVESTLPIDVRSTPDDYQHSGYDQGHMTPAGNMPDSHAQYESFSMANITPQLPILNRIAWRRIETSVRQQALLDGEVWVVTGALFSEQRIGGGVAVPMLIYKAVYGKSGQHVFVGNNQTGEVTLMSLSDFTTRYHIMLINKGSRT from the coding sequence ATGATGCGAGCCCTTCTGTTACTGATAATATTGGCGTGGGGTTCTGTTGCCAGTGCTGCTCCTTCATCTTGCCCTGGAAAGTTTATTTATGATGAACAACCGGACATTGAGTATGACGAGGCACTCTGTTTCGCTGAATTTGCGGTGCTTTACAGCCATCGATATAAAGCACCATTAATTTCAGCTGAACGCCTTACGGTGGAGAAAGTCCGTGCGGCAGAGCAACTGAGGCGGCGAGACACCTTTCATGTTGAATCAACACTGCCGATAGATGTTCGCTCGACGCCAGATGATTATCAACACTCGGGGTATGATCAGGGACACATGACGCCGGCGGGTAATATGCCGGATAGTCACGCGCAGTATGAATCATTCTCGATGGCGAATATCACGCCTCAATTGCCGATATTAAACCGTATTGCCTGGCGACGCATTGAAACGTCTGTGCGTCAGCAGGCTTTGCTGGACGGTGAGGTCTGGGTTGTTACCGGCGCTTTATTTAGTGAGCAACGTATTGGCGGCGGCGTTGCGGTGCCTATGCTGATTTATAAAGCTGTCTATGGAAAATCAGGGCAGCACGTGTTTGTCGGTAATAATCAAACCGGGGAAGTGACGTTGATGTCACTATCTGATTTCACCACTCGTTACCATATCATGCTGATTAATAAGGGTAGCAGGACGTAA
- a CDS encoding acyltransferase family protein — protein sequence MYKEWNNINYIDILKGVGILSIVIGHSTEVGSVIFKYVYSYHLALFFFISGFLYSEGKYGFNPFLNLAGRFKNNYPKYVLYAGILGSIHNLLIDFHIYNVSLVYWTFYDFRNYILNSAAFTNSDLLYGATWFVLPLVFSSSIFGGIIYFGNIVRRRTQSNLMKNIAIVILGLFCCTLGYERMIIKYILPMRLDVALFVIPLFIMAYFLRVYVKNYENYLKWYIAAAFFFISIFLTHEMKEYVSLGAQQIVIYSFYILSVIGIYQCMYLAKLIKERGAIIAKIFSVMGKYSFEIMAFHFLCFKIFDVIYSKVIGVTSSSVIEMMPASYRDVYLWPVYILIGCSVPTVCAYFVKNGISKILKKA from the coding sequence ATGTACAAAGAGTGGAATAACATCAATTACATTGACATACTTAAAGGCGTTGGGATTTTATCGATAGTCATAGGTCATTCCACAGAAGTGGGGAGCGTTATTTTTAAATATGTATATTCATATCATTTGGCTCTTTTTTTCTTCATTTCTGGTTTTTTGTATAGCGAAGGTAAATATGGTTTTAATCCATTTTTAAACTTGGCGGGAAGATTTAAGAATAACTATCCGAAATATGTTCTTTATGCGGGCATTCTAGGTTCGATTCATAATCTTCTTATAGACTTTCATATATATAACGTGTCACTAGTATACTGGACGTTTTATGATTTTCGAAATTATATTCTAAATAGCGCTGCATTCACTAACTCTGATCTTTTATATGGTGCTACGTGGTTTGTTTTGCCTTTGGTTTTCTCTTCGTCAATATTCGGTGGGATAATCTATTTTGGGAATATTGTTAGGCGGAGGACCCAAAGCAATTTGATGAAAAACATTGCTATTGTAATATTGGGGTTGTTCTGTTGTACATTGGGATATGAGCGAATGATTATAAAATACATATTGCCAATGCGACTAGATGTTGCCTTATTTGTCATTCCTTTGTTTATTATGGCATATTTTTTGAGGGTTTATGTTAAGAACTATGAAAATTATTTAAAATGGTATATTGCTGCTGCCTTTTTTTTCATAAGTATTTTCTTAACGCATGAAATGAAGGAGTATGTTTCCTTAGGGGCGCAACAGATTGTGATTTATAGCTTCTATATATTATCAGTGATTGGTATATATCAATGTATGTACCTGGCGAAATTAATAAAAGAAAGGGGTGCTATAATTGCAAAAATATTTTCTGTTATGGGAAAATATTCATTTGAAATTATGGCTTTCCATTTTTTATGCTTCAAGATTTTTGATGTTATATACAGTAAGGTTATTGGTGTAACGAGTTCTTCTGTGATTGAAATGATGCCCGCTTCGTACAGGGATGTATATTTATGGCCTGTATATATCTTGATTGGTTGTTCTGTTCCTACTGTGTGTGCGTATTTTGTTAAGAATGGCATAAGTAAGATTTTAAAGAAGGCTTAA
- a CDS encoding S9 family peptidase has translation MKAPQAEKRPHLMTMHGETRIDNYYWLRDDNRHSPEVLDWLTQENRYCEQAMAAHEGLRQTLYDEMVARIPAEDVSVPYVKRGYRYQSRYVPGCEYAIYQRQPEQQSDEWQVLLDANQRAHGKTFYHLGALAVSPDNRFMSVAEDALSRRQYAITFRDLFSGEWLPDCLDNVSADSEWAADSRTFYYVRKHPQTLLAYQVYRHRLGDDPALDELVYEEQDDAFYLSLDKTTSERYILIYLDSTTSSEVLLLDTQDPAARPHVFLPRRTDHEYQIDHFRDAFYVRSNRVGKTFGFYQAKDADESNWQTLIAPQPDSVFEGFALFDEWYAIEERQQGLTQLRYVHWLTGVSHPIVFNDPAYVSWLSYNPSPHCTTLRYGYTSMTTPTTLYELDMATGVQRLLKQSEVKQFDASHYRSERLWIQASDGESVPVSLVYHKACKLAESPLLVYGYGAYGSSIDPDFSSSRLSLLDRGFVYALVHVRGGGELGQRWHDQGRLSNKLNSFTDFIDVTQVLLARGYGDPANVFAMGGSAGGLLMGAVVNMAPALFKGVVAQVPFVDVLTTMLDESIPLTTGEYDEWGDPNDAVDYHVIRRYSPYDNVTAQAYPHMLVTTGLHDSQVQYWEPAKWVAKLRELKTDDNLLLLHTDMGAGHGGKSGRLAQFDDIALEFTFLVSLIA, from the coding sequence ATGAAGGCGCCACAAGCAGAAAAACGGCCTCACCTTATGACGATGCACGGCGAAACGCGCATCGATAATTATTACTGGTTACGTGATGATAATCGTCATTCCCCGGAGGTGCTGGATTGGCTGACGCAGGAGAATCGCTACTGTGAACAGGCGATGGCTGCACATGAGGGGCTGCGTCAGACATTGTACGATGAGATGGTGGCGCGCATCCCGGCAGAAGATGTATCCGTGCCTTATGTTAAGCGCGGCTATCGCTATCAGAGCCGTTATGTTCCTGGCTGCGAGTATGCCATTTATCAGCGCCAGCCAGAGCAACAGAGCGACGAGTGGCAAGTCTTGCTGGACGCGAATCAGCGGGCGCATGGAAAAACGTTTTATCATCTTGGCGCATTGGCTGTCAGCCCGGATAACCGCTTCATGAGTGTGGCGGAAGATGCGCTTTCCCGTCGGCAGTATGCGATAACTTTTCGCGATCTGTTTTCCGGTGAATGGCTGCCAGACTGCCTGGATAATGTCTCAGCTGATAGCGAGTGGGCCGCAGACTCCCGAACCTTTTACTATGTGCGCAAACATCCCCAGACATTGCTGGCATATCAAGTGTATCGCCACCGTTTAGGCGATGATCCTGCGCTGGATGAACTGGTTTACGAGGAACAGGATGACGCGTTTTATCTGAGTCTGGATAAAACCACGTCGGAGCGTTACATCTTAATTTACCTCGATAGCACAACCAGCAGCGAAGTATTGCTGCTTGATACGCAAGACCCAGCCGCCAGGCCGCACGTGTTTTTGCCCCGTCGCACCGATCATGAATACCAAATAGATCATTTCCGCGATGCGTTTTATGTTCGCTCAAATCGAGTGGGGAAAACATTTGGTTTTTATCAGGCGAAGGATGCTGATGAGAGCAATTGGCAAACACTGATAGCCCCTCAGCCTGATAGCGTATTTGAAGGGTTTGCATTGTTTGATGAGTGGTATGCCATTGAAGAGCGTCAACAAGGGCTTACGCAACTGCGTTATGTGCATTGGCTCACCGGCGTCTCTCATCCGATAGTCTTTAACGACCCGGCTTATGTCTCCTGGTTGAGTTACAATCCATCGCCACATTGCACGACACTGCGTTACGGTTATACCTCTATGACAACGCCGACCACGCTGTATGAGTTGGATATGGCAACCGGTGTGCAACGATTGCTAAAACAATCAGAAGTAAAACAGTTCGATGCCAGTCATTATCGCAGCGAACGATTATGGATACAGGCCAGCGATGGTGAGTCTGTTCCGGTTTCTCTGGTTTACCACAAAGCGTGTAAGCTCGCAGAGAGTCCCCTGCTCGTGTATGGCTACGGCGCTTATGGTAGCAGTATCGATCCTGATTTTAGCAGCAGTCGTCTTAGCCTGTTGGATCGTGGTTTTGTCTATGCACTGGTGCATGTTCGTGGGGGCGGCGAGCTTGGGCAACGCTGGCACGACCAGGGGCGTCTGTCTAACAAACTCAACAGTTTTACCGATTTCATCGACGTCACTCAGGTGCTGCTGGCGCGTGGTTATGGCGATCCGGCAAACGTATTTGCGATGGGAGGAAGTGCCGGGGGACTGCTGATGGGGGCGGTGGTGAACATGGCTCCTGCCCTTTTTAAAGGTGTGGTTGCTCAGGTTCCTTTTGTTGATGTGTTAACGACGATGCTTGATGAGTCTATTCCGCTGACAACAGGGGAATACGATGAGTGGGGGGATCCGAATGATGCGGTGGATTATCACGTCATTCGCCGCTATAGCCCTTACGACAATGTGACGGCCCAGGCTTACCCACATATGCTGGTGACAACCGGGTTGCATGATTCTCAGGTGCAATATTGGGAACCGGCAAAATGGGTCGCGAAGCTGCGAGAGCTGAAAACGGACGATAACCTGCTGTTGCTGCATACCGATATGGGGGCCGGGCATGGAGGAAAATCCGGGCGGTTAGCACAATTTGACGACATTGCGCTGGAGTTTACTTTTCTAGTCAGTCTTATCGCGTGA
- a CDS encoding bifunctional 4-hydroxy-2-oxoglutarate aldolase/2-dehydro-3-deoxy-phosphogluconate aldolase: protein MKNWKTSAEQILTTGPVVPVIVINKLEHAVPMAKALVAGGVRVLELTLRTECAVEAIRLIAQEVPEAIVGAGTVTNPQQLAEVTAAGAQFAISPGLTEPLLKAANEGSIPLIPGISTVSELMLGMDYGLREFKFFPAEANGGVKALQAIAGPFGKIRFCPTGGITPNNYRDYLALKSVLCVGGSWLVPNDALESGDYDRITVLAREAVAGAKA, encoded by the coding sequence ATGAAAAACTGGAAAACCAGTGCAGAACAAATTTTGACAACGGGCCCGGTTGTTCCTGTTATTGTTATTAACAAACTGGAACATGCCGTACCGATGGCAAAAGCCCTGGTCGCAGGTGGGGTGCGAGTTCTGGAGTTGACACTGCGTACTGAGTGCGCGGTAGAAGCGATTCGCTTGATTGCACAAGAAGTCCCTGAGGCTATCGTCGGTGCGGGTACAGTAACCAATCCTCAGCAACTGGCTGAAGTGACGGCGGCTGGCGCGCAGTTTGCTATTAGCCCTGGTCTGACTGAACCGTTACTGAAAGCGGCGAATGAAGGTTCTATTCCGTTGATTCCTGGCATTAGCACGGTGTCTGAGCTGATGTTGGGCATGGATTACGGCTTGCGCGAATTTAAATTCTTCCCGGCGGAAGCGAATGGCGGGGTGAAAGCGCTGCAAGCGATTGCCGGGCCGTTTGGCAAAATCCGTTTCTGCCCGACCGGTGGCATTACGCCCAACAATTACCGTGACTACCTGGCACTGAAAAGCGTGCTGTGTGTCGGTGGCTCCTGGCTGGTGCCCAATGATGCACTGGAAAGCGGTGATTACGATCGTATTACTGTTCTGGCGCGTGAAGCCGTGGCAGGGGCTAAAGCCTAA